In the Pseudomonas orientalis genome, one interval contains:
- the bluB gene encoding 5,6-dimethylbenzimidazole synthase, translated as MTDHAFPEPDRQAVYRAIAERRDMRHFSGGTVAPELLQRLLQAAHQAPSVGLMQPWRFIRISDRQLRGRIQHLVEEERIRTAEALGERSDDFMKLKVEGIHDCAEVLVAALMEDRERHIFGRRTLPEMDMASLSCAIQNLWLAARVEGLGMGWVSLFEPQALADLLGLPAGAKPLAVLCLGPVAAFYPAPMLQLEGWAEPRPLSDMLYENLWGVSQ; from the coding sequence ATGACTGACCACGCCTTCCCCGAGCCCGACCGCCAAGCCGTCTACCGCGCCATCGCCGAACGCCGCGACATGCGCCATTTCAGCGGCGGCACCGTCGCGCCTGAATTACTGCAGCGCCTGCTCCAGGCCGCCCACCAGGCACCGAGCGTCGGCTTGATGCAGCCGTGGCGCTTTATCCGCATCAGCGATCGTCAATTGCGGGGGCGGATTCAACACCTGGTGGAAGAGGAGCGCATCCGCACCGCCGAGGCCCTGGGCGAGCGTTCCGACGACTTCATGAAGCTCAAGGTCGAAGGCATCCACGACTGCGCCGAAGTACTGGTGGCGGCGCTGATGGAGGATCGCGAGCGGCACATCTTCGGCCGTCGCACCTTGCCGGAAATGGACATGGCGTCGTTGTCCTGCGCAATCCAGAACCTGTGGCTGGCCGCCCGCGTCGAGGGCCTGGGCATGGGCTGGGTCTCGTTGTTCGAGCCTCAGGCCCTGGCCGACCTGCTGGGTTTGCCGGCAGGCGCCAAACCCCTGGCGGTGCTGTGCCTGGGACCGGTCGCCGCGTTCTATCCGGCACCGATGTTGCAACTCGAAGGCTGGGCCGAGCCTCGGCCATTGAGTGACATGCTGTATGAAAACCTGTGGGGAGTGAGTCAATGA
- the cobD gene encoding threonine-phosphate decarboxylase CobD → MLEHGGRLRKAAIEYGIAEADWLDLSSGLAPWPWPIPEIPLRAWARLPEVDDGLEKAASDYYGAAQVLPVPGSQAAIQLLPRLRRSGKVGVLSPCYAEHAEAWRRAGYVVREVQEQEVDFFLDGLDVLVVVNPNNPTGLSLSPERLLDWHARLAQRGGWLVVDEAFMDVTPHLSLASHTHQVGLIVMRSFGKFFGLAGVRLGFVLAERKLLRLLAEQVGPWAVSGPTRVIGQHCLRDNAGHTRQRTRCIEAGQRLFDLLQRRGFEPHGGCALFQWLITPHAERLHAFMAQRGILLRLFVHNSSVRFGLPDSEADWQRLETALAAYKEAT, encoded by the coding sequence ATGCTTGAACACGGTGGTCGGCTGCGTAAGGCCGCAATTGAATACGGGATCGCCGAAGCTGATTGGCTCGATTTGTCCAGTGGCCTGGCGCCCTGGCCATGGCCGATTCCCGAGATTCCTTTGCGCGCCTGGGCGCGTTTACCTGAAGTCGATGACGGCCTGGAGAAAGCGGCCAGCGACTACTACGGCGCCGCTCAGGTATTGCCGGTGCCGGGCTCCCAGGCCGCGATCCAGTTACTGCCGCGCCTGCGCCGTTCGGGCAAGGTCGGGGTGCTGTCGCCGTGCTATGCCGAGCACGCCGAGGCCTGGCGGCGTGCCGGTTATGTCGTACGCGAAGTGCAGGAGCAGGAAGTCGACTTCTTTCTCGACGGCCTGGACGTGCTGGTGGTGGTCAACCCCAACAATCCCACTGGCTTGAGCCTGTCCCCGGAGCGCTTGCTCGACTGGCATGCGCGGCTGGCCCAGCGTGGCGGCTGGCTCGTGGTGGACGAGGCCTTCATGGACGTTACCCCGCATTTGAGCCTGGCCAGTCACACCCATCAGGTCGGCTTGATCGTGATGCGCTCGTTCGGCAAGTTCTTCGGCCTGGCCGGCGTGCGCCTGGGCTTCGTGCTGGCCGAACGCAAGTTGCTCAGGTTGTTGGCCGAGCAGGTCGGGCCCTGGGCGGTCAGCGGGCCGACACGGGTGATTGGCCAGCACTGCCTGCGCGACAACGCCGGGCACACCCGCCAGCGCACACGCTGCATCGAGGCCGGCCAGCGTCTGTTCGACCTGCTGCAGCGCCGGGGCTTTGAACCCCACGGAGGCTGCGCCTTGTTCCAGTGGCTGATCACACCGCACGCCGAGCGCTTGCACGCATTCATGGCCCAGCGCGGCATCCTGCTGCGCCTGTTCGTGCACAACAGCAGCGTGCGTTTCGGCCTGCCCGACAGCGAGGCCGATTGGCAGCGTCTCGAGACGGCCCTGGCCGCCTACAAGGAAGCGACATGA
- the cbiB gene encoding adenosylcobinamide-phosphate synthase CbiB produces MSVALLCVAAVALDALLGEPRRWHPLVAFGNFAGRIEQRFNTGGRGWRSHGVTAWFIAVVPLTLLATALSWAPYIGWVLEILALYCALGMRSLGEHVIPVAQALRSDDLEEARKRVSYLVSRQTSELDRTEVARAATESVLENGSDAVFAALFWFVVAGVPGVVLYRLSNTLDAMWGYRNERFERFGWAAAKIDDGLNYIPARLVALTYALLGKTRLALTCWRTQGPTWDSPNAGPVMAAGAGALGVELGGAAIYHGEVHQRPPLGEGPPADADAIDRGWQLVQRGVWLWLLILCAGAQFYA; encoded by the coding sequence ATGAGTGTGGCCTTGCTGTGTGTCGCCGCGGTGGCGCTGGATGCGCTGCTGGGCGAGCCCAGGCGCTGGCATCCGCTGGTGGCGTTCGGCAATTTTGCCGGGCGTATCGAGCAGCGTTTCAACACGGGCGGGCGCGGCTGGCGCAGCCATGGCGTGACCGCGTGGTTCATCGCGGTGGTGCCGCTGACTCTGCTGGCCACCGCATTATCCTGGGCGCCTTATATCGGTTGGGTACTGGAAATCCTGGCGCTGTATTGTGCCCTGGGCATGCGCAGCCTGGGGGAGCATGTGATCCCGGTCGCCCAGGCCTTGCGCAGCGATGATCTGGAAGAAGCGCGCAAACGCGTGAGCTATCTGGTCAGCCGCCAGACCAGCGAGTTGGATCGCACCGAAGTGGCTCGCGCCGCCACCGAATCGGTGCTCGAAAACGGCAGCGACGCCGTGTTCGCCGCGCTGTTCTGGTTTGTGGTGGCCGGCGTGCCGGGCGTGGTGCTCTATCGCCTGAGCAACACCCTCGACGCCATGTGGGGCTATCGCAATGAACGCTTCGAACGCTTTGGCTGGGCGGCGGCGAAGATCGACGATGGGCTCAACTACATTCCTGCACGTCTGGTGGCATTAACCTACGCACTGCTGGGCAAGACGCGCCTGGCGCTTACATGCTGGCGCACCCAGGGTCCGACCTGGGACAGCCCCAACGCCGGCCCGGTGATGGCCGCTGGCGCCGGCGCGTTGGGCGTGGAACTGGGCGGCGCAGCGATCTATCACGGCGAGGTGCACCAGCGCCCGCCGTTGGGCGAAGGCCCGCCGGCCGACGCTGACGCCATCGACCGCGGCTGGCAACTGGTGCAGCGCGGCGTATGGTTGTGGCTGCTGATCCTGTGCGCGGGGGCGCAATTTTATGCTTGA
- a CDS encoding cobyric acid synthase, producing the protein MTTLMVQGTTSDAGKSTLVTALCRWLVRQGVPVAPFKPQNMALNSAVTAEGGEIGRAQAVQAQAANLAPHTDMNPVLLKPNSDTGSQVIIHGRAVTSMNAVAYHDYKAIAMQAVLASHTRLSQAYAVVMVEGAGSPAEINLRANDIANMGFAEAVDCPVLLIADINRGGVFAHLVGTLELLSPSEQARVRGFIINRFRGDIALLQPGLDWLEARTGKPVVGVLPYVMDLHLEAEDGIDQRQIDKAAQVLKVVVPVLPRISNHTDFDPLRLHPQVDLQFVGPGQPIPAADLIILPGSKSVRSDLAYLRASGWDTAVARHLRYGGKVLGICGGLQMLGEQVHDPLGLEGTAGSSDGLGLLAFSTTLAQEKQLRNVRGRLLLEDAEVSGYEIHAGVTSGAALSNAAVRLDDGRSDGAQSADGQILGTYLHGLFETPAACSALLRWAGLQDVQEVDYHALRERDIERLADLVENHLDTGLLRRLCGL; encoded by the coding sequence ATGACCACGCTGATGGTGCAGGGCACCACCTCCGACGCCGGCAAAAGCACGCTGGTGACCGCGCTGTGTCGCTGGCTGGTGCGCCAGGGGGTCCCGGTAGCACCGTTCAAACCACAGAACATGGCGCTCAACAGCGCGGTGACTGCCGAAGGCGGCGAGATTGGTCGCGCCCAGGCGGTACAGGCGCAGGCCGCCAACCTGGCGCCCCACACCGATATGAACCCGGTGTTGCTCAAGCCCAACAGCGACACCGGTTCCCAAGTGATCATCCATGGCCGCGCCGTGACCAGCATGAACGCGGTCGCCTACCACGACTACAAGGCCATCGCGATGCAGGCGGTGCTGGCCTCCCACACACGGTTGAGCCAGGCCTATGCGGTGGTCATGGTCGAAGGCGCGGGCTCGCCGGCCGAAATCAACCTGCGCGCCAATGACATCGCCAATATGGGCTTCGCCGAGGCCGTGGACTGCCCGGTGCTGTTGATCGCCGACATCAATCGCGGCGGGGTGTTCGCCCATCTGGTCGGCACGCTGGAATTGTTGTCCCCCAGCGAACAGGCACGGGTCCGGGGTTTTATCATCAACCGTTTTCGCGGTGATATCGCGCTGTTGCAACCGGGACTCGATTGGCTGGAGGCGCGCACCGGCAAGCCCGTGGTGGGCGTGCTGCCCTATGTGATGGACCTGCACCTGGAGGCCGAAGACGGCATCGATCAGCGCCAGATCGACAAGGCCGCCCAGGTGCTCAAGGTGGTGGTGCCGGTGCTGCCGCGCATCAGCAACCACACGGATTTCGATCCGCTGCGCCTGCATCCTCAGGTGGATCTGCAATTTGTCGGGCCGGGCCAGCCGATCCCTGCCGCAGACTTGATTATCCTGCCGGGGTCGAAAAGCGTGCGCAGTGATCTGGCGTATTTGCGTGCCAGTGGTTGGGATACGGCCGTGGCGCGGCATTTGCGTTATGGCGGCAAGGTACTGGGGATTTGTGGCGGGTTGCAGATGCTCGGAGAGCAGGTGCATGACCCGCTTGGCCTGGAAGGAACCGCCGGCTCCAGTGACGGGTTGGGGTTGCTGGCGTTCAGTACCACGCTTGCCCAGGAGAAGCAGTTGCGCAATGTGCGCGGGCGGTTGTTGCTGGAGGACGCCGAGGTCAGCGGGTATGAGATTCATGCCGGCGTGACGAGCGGCGCGGCGCTGTCGAATGCCGCCGTGCGGCTCGATGATGGGCGCAGTGACGGTGCGCAGAGTGCCGATGGGCAGATTCTCGGGACGTACCTGCATGGGCTGTTCGAGACCCCGGCCGCGTGCAGTGCGTTGTTGCGCTGGGCGGGGTTGCAGGACGTGCAGGAGGTGGATTATCACGCGCTGCGTGAGCGGGATATCGAGCGGTTGGCGGATTTGGTGGAGAACCATTTGGATACCGGTTTGTTGCGCAGACTGTGTGGGCTTTGA
- the cobU gene encoding bifunctional adenosylcobinamide kinase/adenosylcobinamide-phosphate guanylyltransferase: MHQLILGGARSGKSRLAEKLAGDSGLSVIYIATSQPLDGEMNQRVALHRERRPDHWGLIEEPVELARVLRESAAAERCLLVDCLTLWLTNLLMLEDTERLALERDQLLQTLVSLPGEIIFVSNETGLGVVPLGELTRRYVDEAGWLHQALAERCQRVVLTVAGLPLTLKGTAL, encoded by the coding sequence ATGCATCAATTGATTCTTGGCGGCGCTCGCTCGGGTAAGAGTCGTCTGGCTGAAAAGCTCGCCGGCGACAGTGGTCTGTCCGTGATTTATATCGCCACCAGCCAGCCGCTGGACGGTGAGATGAACCAGCGCGTTGCCTTGCACCGTGAACGTCGTCCCGATCACTGGGGCTTGATTGAAGAACCCGTCGAACTGGCGCGGGTGTTGCGCGAAAGCGCTGCTGCCGAACGCTGCCTGCTGGTGGATTGCTTGACCTTGTGGCTGACCAATCTGCTGATGTTGGAAGACACCGAGCGCCTGGCACTCGAGCGCGATCAACTGTTGCAAACCCTGGTGTCGCTGCCGGGTGAAATCATTTTTGTCAGCAACGAGACCGGACTGGGTGTCGTGCCGCTGGGCGAATTGACTCGCCGTTATGTGGATGAAGCCGGTTGGCTGCATCAAGCCTTGGCTGAGCGGTGTCAGCGTGTGGTGCTGACGGTGGCCGGCCTGCCCCTGACTTTGAAAGGTACTGCGTTATGA
- the cobT gene encoding nicotinate-nucleotide--dimethylbenzimidazole phosphoribosyltransferase, giving the protein MTDSWWLHPCKAIDTSAQEQARVRQQQLTKPAGSLGQLEALAVQLAGLQGRVKPSVDQLWIAIFAGDHGVVAEGVSAFPQEVTGQMLHNFVTGGAAISVLARQLGAQLEVVDLGTVTPSLALPGVRHLNIGAGTANFVNGPAMTPAQGCQALQAGRDSAHRARADGVQLFIGGEMGIGNTTAASALACALLDCAVIDLTGPGTGLNAQGVSHKVAVIERGLTLHAAQRDDALQTLFNLGGFEIAALVGAYLACAQAGIVVLVDGFICSVAALVATRLNPACRDWLVFGHRGAEPGHRHVLHSLDAQPLLDLGLRLGEGSGAALAVPLLRLACALHGQMATFAEAAVADRPA; this is encoded by the coding sequence ATGACCGATTCCTGGTGGCTCCACCCCTGCAAGGCCATCGACACCTCTGCGCAGGAACAGGCGCGGGTGCGCCAGCAGCAGTTGACCAAGCCCGCCGGTTCCCTCGGCCAGTTGGAAGCGCTGGCGGTGCAATTGGCCGGTTTGCAGGGTCGGGTCAAGCCGTCGGTGGATCAGCTGTGGATCGCGATTTTTGCCGGCGACCATGGCGTGGTCGCCGAAGGTGTGTCGGCGTTTCCCCAGGAAGTGACCGGGCAGATGCTGCACAACTTTGTCACTGGTGGCGCGGCCATCAGCGTCCTGGCCCGGCAACTGGGTGCACAGTTGGAAGTGGTCGACCTTGGCACGGTGACGCCCTCCCTGGCGTTGCCCGGGGTGCGTCACCTGAATATCGGCGCGGGCACGGCCAACTTCGTCAACGGCCCGGCAATGACCCCCGCTCAGGGATGCCAGGCCCTTCAAGCTGGACGAGACAGCGCACACCGCGCCCGGGCAGACGGCGTACAGCTGTTTATCGGGGGCGAGATGGGCATCGGCAATACCACCGCCGCAAGTGCGTTGGCCTGTGCGCTGCTCGATTGCGCAGTGATTGATCTGACCGGGCCGGGCACGGGTTTGAATGCCCAGGGTGTCAGTCACAAAGTGGCGGTCATCGAGCGCGGCCTGACACTGCACGCGGCCCAGCGCGACGACGCGCTGCAGACGCTGTTCAACCTGGGTGGCTTTGAAATCGCCGCGCTGGTCGGTGCTTACCTGGCCTGCGCCCAGGCAGGCATCGTGGTGCTGGTGGACGGGTTTATCTGCAGCGTCGCCGCGCTGGTCGCCACGCGCCTGAACCCGGCATGCCGTGACTGGCTGGTGTTCGGCCATCGGGGTGCCGAACCGGGCCATCGCCACGTGCTGCACAGCCTTGACGCGCAGCCTCTGCTCGACCTGGGCCTGCGCCTGGGCGAAGGCAGCGGTGCGGCGTTGGCGGTGCCGCTGCTGCGCCTGGCCTGTGCGTTGCACGGGCAGATGGCGACCTTCGCTGAAGCGGCCGTGGCGGATCGCCCCGCATGA